From Heteronotia binoei isolate CCM8104 ecotype False Entrance Well chromosome 12, APGP_CSIRO_Hbin_v1, whole genome shotgun sequence, the proteins below share one genomic window:
- the HYOU1 gene encoding hypoxia up-regulated protein 1: MARWPSAALLLLLLLARMARRSDSLAVMSVDLGSESMKIAIVKPGVPMEIVLNKESRRKTPVAVALKENERLFGDSALGMSIRTPKVAFRYFQDLLGKHIGNPQVALYQSRFPEHELVKDARRQTVAFRLSDTVQYSPEEVLGMVLNYSRSLAEEFAEQPLKDAVITVPAFFNQAERRAVLHAAKMADLKVLQLISDNTAVALNYGVFRRKDINATAQNIMFYDMGAGSTVCTIVTYQTVKTKDSGTQPQLQILGVGFDRTLGGLEMELRLRSFLAEKFNKQHPSKDVRQNLRAMAKLLKEANRLKTVLSANADHTAQIEGLLDDVDFKAKVSRQEFEDLCSDLFQRVAGPVHQALDSAAMSLNEIDQVILVGGATRVPKVQEMLLKAVGKEELGKNINADEAAAMGAVYQAAALSKAFKVKPFLIRDAAVFPIQVEFTREVEEEDKSKSLKHNRRILFQRMAPYPQRKVITFNRYTDDFEFHVNYADMGFLSESDLQSFGSLNLTTVRLRGVGESFRKHADYESKGIKAHFNMDESGVLSLDRVESVFESVMEDKPEEESTLTKLGNTISSLFGGGSAVPEAPANQTETVQEEEESPAEPGKEDQKDGAATAREEEDKQQAPTPSPAQEEAAADTPAGEGQEENAGEKLDSQEAKEKPGSGKAEESAKSPGGDHAKAQETAEEGEKKLKPPKKQKLVEEITVELDVNDIPELLPEELQDSIKKLQELTARDLEKQERERAANSLEAFTFETQDKLYQEEYQLVSSETEREEILQKLSEASSWMEEEGFAATTKELKERLMELKKLCRGLFFRVEERRKWPEHLAALESLLNHSTIFLKGARMIPEADQIFTEVELSTLETAINATALWKNETLAEQSRLAPTEKPVLLSKDIDLKIAALDREVQYLLNKAKFAKPKKKENTTKTEAGKNATVPPESEKVIPPKEEKREEKPDDPSPVKEPPTLESFVSDDSRADADQQTEKKPEAREDTRKNEL, from the exons ATGGCCCGCTGGCCCTCGGccgccctgctgctgctgctcctgctggCCCGCATGGCCCGCCGCTCGG ATTCGCTGGCTGTGATGTCCGTGGACTTGGGCAGTGAGTCCATGAAGATAGCCATTGTCAAGCCTGGCGTTCCCAtggaaattgttttaaacaa GGAATCTCGGCGGAAAACACCAGTGGCAGTAGCTCTGAAGGAGAACGAGCGCCTCTTTGGTGACAGCGCCCTAGGAATG tCCATCAGGACCCCCAAGGTGGCCTTCCGATATTTCCAGGACCTTTTGGGCAAGCACATAGGGAACCCCCAGGTGGCGCTGTACCAGTCACGGTTTCCAGAGCATGAGTTGGTGAAGGATGCCCGGAGACAAACGGTCGCCTTCAGGCTGTCGGA CACAGTCCAGTATTCTCCAGAAGAGGTCTTGGGCATGGTCCTGAACTACTCTCGCTCCCTGGCAGAGGAGTTTGCAG AGCAGCCCCTGAAGGACGCTGTGATCACGGTCCCCGCCTTCTTCAACCAGGCGGAGAGGAGAGCCGTCCTGCACGCAGCAAAGATGGCGGATCTCAAGGTTCTGCAGCTCATCAGTGACAACACAGCTGTGGCTTTGAACTATGGCGTATTTCGGAGGAAGGACATCAACGCTACGGCCCAG AACATCATGTTTTATGACATGGGGGCCGGCAGCACCGTGTGCACCATCGTGACCTATCAGACAGTGAAGACGAAGGACTCGGGGACCCAGCCTCAGCTGCAGATCCTGGGGGTTGG ATTTGATCGCACCCTCGGAGGACTGGAAATGGAGCTGCGCCTTCGTAGCTTCCTGGCTGAGAAGTTCAACAAGCAGCACCCTTCCAAGGATGTGCGGCAGAACCTGCGGGCCATGGCCAAGCTGCTGAAGGAAGCCAATCGCCTGAAGACAGTGCTGAGTGCCAATGCTGACCACACGGCCCAG aTCGAGGGCCTGCTGGATGACGTGGACTTCAAGGCCAAGGTTTCGCGGCAGGAGTTTGAGGATCTGTGTTCCGACTTGTTCCAGCGGGTTGCAGGCCCCGTGCATCAGGCACTGGACAGTGCTGCGATGAGTCTG AATGAAATTGACCAGGTGATCCTTGTTGGCGGTGCCACTCGAGTGCCGAAGGTTCAAGAAATGTTACTAAAAGCCGTTGGCAA GGAAGAGCTGGGGAAGAACATCAACGCAGATGAAGCAGCTGCAATGGGGGCCGTCTACCAGGCAGCTGCACTGAGCAAGGCCTTCAAAGTGAAGCCGTTCCTCATCCGGGATGCTGCTGTTTTCCCCATCCAG GTTGAGTTCACCCGGGAAGTGGAAGAGGAGGATAAATCTAAGAGCCTGAAGCACAACCGGCGGATTCTGTTCCAGCGCATGGCTCCCTACCCTCAGCGCAAGGTCATCACCTTCAACCGCTACACGGATGACTTTGAGTTCCACGTCAACTACGCAGACATGGGCTTCCTGAGCGAGAGCGACCTGCA GTCTTTTGGGTCCCTGAATCTCACCACAGTGAGGCTGCGAGGCGTGGGCGAGAGCTTCAGGAAGCATGCGGACTATGAGTCCAAAGGCATCAAGGCCCACTTCAACATGGACGAGAGTGGCGTGCTCAGCCTTGACCGG GTGGAATCGGTGTTTGAGTCGGTGATGGAGGACAAACCAGAGGAGGAGTCCACGCTCACAA AGCTTGGGAACACCATCTCCAGCCTCTTTGGGGGAGGCAGCGCTGTGCCAGAAGCCCCTGCAAACCAGACGGAGACTGTTCAG gaggaggaggagagcccgGCAGAACCCGGAAAGGAGGACCAGAAGGACGGTGCTGCGACTGCCAGGGAAGAGGAGGACAAGCAGCAGGCACCGACGCCATCTCCAGCTCAGGAGGAAGCAGCTGCAGATACTCCTGCAGGGGAGGGACAAGAAGAGAATGCAGGGGAGAAGCTGGACTCCCAG GAAGCCAAAGAGAAGCCGGGATCCGGGAAGGCAGAGGAGTCTGCCAAGAGCCCCGGGGGTGACCATGCCAAAGCGCAGGAGACGGCAGAAGAAGGAGAGAAAAAGCTGAAGCCTCCAAAGAAACAGAAGCTTGTGGAAGAGATCACTGTGGAGCTCGATGTTAATGACATCCCTGAGCTTCTGCCGGAAGAACTGCAGGACTCCATCAAGAA GCTGCAGGAGCTGACTGCGAGAGACCTTgagaagcaggagagggagagggcagcCAACAGCCTGGAGGCCTTCACCTTTGAGACCCAG GACAAACTCTATCAGGAGGAGTACCAGCTTGTTTCGTCTGAGACAGAGAGGGAAGAAATTCTCCAGAAGCTCAGTGAAGCCTCCAGCTGGATGGAAGAGGAAGGCTTTGCAGCCACCACTAAG GAACTAAAAGAGAGGCTCATGGAGCTGAAGAAGTTGTGCCGGGGCCTTTTCTTCCgcgtggaggagaggaggaagtggCCAGAGCACCTGGCGGCTCTGGAAAGTTTGCTCAATCACTCCACCATCTTCCTCAA GGGAGCACGAATGATTCCAGAGGCTGACCAGATATTCACAGAGGTGGAATTGAGCACCTTGGAAACAGCTATCAATGCAACAGCG CTGTGGAAGAACGAGACGCTGGCTGAGCAGAGCAGGCTGGCCCCCACAGAGAAGCCCGTCTTGCTCTCCAAAGATATTGACCTGAAGATTGCCGCCTTGGACAGGGAAGTCCAGTACCTCCTCAACAAGGCCAAGTTTGCCAAGCCCAAGAAAAAAGAGAACACCACAAAAACAGAAGCTGGCAAGAATGCCACTGTGCCTCCCGAGAGCGAGAAAGTAAttcctccaaaggaggagaagcGAGAAG AGAAACCAGATGATCCCAGCCCAGTCAAAGAGCCCCCCACACTGGAGAGCTTCGTATCGGACGACTCAAGAGCAGACGCAG